A single region of the Epinephelus fuscoguttatus linkage group LG14, E.fuscoguttatus.final_Chr_v1 genome encodes:
- the LOC125900328 gene encoding uncharacterized protein LOC125900328 — MAAMVGSTAPFDSQAQTWEEYCEVLHHFFEANEIDDAGRQKAILLSSVGSQTYSLMRNLVSPTKPGDKSFDELVKLLKDHFNPKPSEIVQRFKFNSRNRKQGETVMEYVAVLRKLAQDCNYGDKLSEMIRDRLVCGIGDDRIQRRLLSEPDLTFDKALKLAQAIETASKDVKDLHSLEFAPPHTEAPQAVHKMSTKQTPSKQQHQRKACYRCGGEQHRAGDCRFIKETCHKCGKVGHIQKVCRFKG, encoded by the coding sequence ATGGCGGCTATGGTAGGAAGCACCGCTCCTTTTGATAGTCAAGCCCAGACGTGGGAGGAATATTGTGAAGTGCTCCACCATTTTTTTGAAGCTAATGAGATCGACGATGCAGGTCGACAGAAAGCTATATTGCTCAGTTCAGTGGGCAGTCAGACTTACAGTCTCATGCGCAACTTGGTCAGCCCCACCAAACCGGGAGACAAGAGCTTTGATGAACTTGTCAAGTTATTAAAGGATCATTTCAACCCTAAACCCAGCGAGATTGTGCAGCGTTTCAAGTTTAACTCCAGGAACAGAAAGCAGGGAGAAACAGTTATGGAGTATGTTGCCGTGCTGAGGAAATTAGCACAAGACTGCAACTATGGAGACAAGTTATCAGAGATGATACGTGATAGACTGGTCTGTGGCATTGGAGATGACCGCATTCAGCGCAGACTGCTATCAGAGCCGGATTTGACCTTCGACAAGGCACTGAAGTTGGCCCAGGCCATTGAGACGGCCAGCAAAGATGTGAAAGACTTACATTCTCTGGAGTTTGCACCCCCACACACGGAGGCACCCCAGGCAGTGCATAAAATGTCTACAAAGCAGACCCCCAGTAAGCAGCAGCACCAGCGTAAGGCTTGCTACAGATGTGGTGGTGAGCAGCACAGGGCTGGGGACTGTAGGTTTATTAAAGAAACCTGTCACAAGTGCGGTAAGGTTGGCCACATTCAGAAAGTGTGTAGGTTCAAGGGCTGA
- the LOC125900327 gene encoding LOW QUALITY PROTEIN: uncharacterized protein K02A2.6-like (The sequence of the model RefSeq protein was modified relative to this genomic sequence to represent the inferred CDS: inserted 3 bases in 2 codons), translating into MFTLYKIDELDIPAEAPFVETLTVNGTDTQFELDSGCGVTVVNHSVFKTPGGKEAPKLRPCRVRLKTYTGHKVKVLGAAVVKVQHKGRALDLPVVVVGGSGLSLLGRHWIRRLGLQWRAAPQVHRLQVETAEEVQESPETQIHNVAEVTLEQVLGEYGEVFKDELGRFQGPPAKIYVDKEAAPRFFKVRPVPYAMRGRVEAELDRLLAQEIIEPVKHSEWAAPVVPVLKSDDTARLCGDYKLTVNQISKLEQYPIPRIEDLFATLSGGQKFSKLDLSHAYHQIPLDKEAKKYVTINTHKGLFTYRVLPFGVSSSPAIFQRTMEGLLQGIPHVTIFLDDVLLTGKTXREHLQTLATVLKRLQEAGLRLKRTKCLFINEEVMFLGHKVDATGLHPVHEKVQAIKEAPTPSNVTELKAYLGLLNYYNKFLPNLSTVLAPVHKLLQKDTKWQWGEAQQAAFDKSKEMMQSAEVLVHYDPEKDIVLSCDASPYGVGAVLSHHMPDGTERPIGFTSRTLNTAEKNYSQLDKEGLAVMFGIKRFHKYIYGRKFTIVTDHKPLLALFSEMRAVPQMASPRIQRWAVTLRAYEYTIVYKEGKYHCNADALSRLPLPEEAEEKREERVLMLESSDITLVTADQVKAWIDKDPVLSKVREMVQNGWSSKVKGEEFAPYEVRKYELSIQNGCVLWGSRVIVPKPGQENVMRQLHQCHPGVSRMKALARSYVWWPKLDKEVEDTVKGCMTCQEHRNIPAPAPLHPWDWPDKPWSSIHVDYAGPFMEKMFFVLIDAHSKWMDVYPVNSATSATTIECLRTSFSNHGLPELLVSDNGTCFTSTEFKDFLSKNGVRHVTSAPYHAASNGLAXRAVQTFKRMMKKCPEGTLTAKVARVLFSYRVTPHTTTGLSPAELLLGRKLRCTLDSIHPDLSRKVMKKQEQQTKDHNKKAKGRWFKTGDSVLTQNFSLGPKWIPGIIESVT; encoded by the exons ATGTTCACACTGTACAAGATAGATGAACTTGACATCCCAGCAGAAGCTCCATTTGTAGAGACATTGACAGTTAAtgggacagacacacagtttGAGCTGGATTCAGGTTGTGGGGTAACAGTAGTGAACCACTCAGTGTTCAAAACACCAGGGGGAAAAGAGGCACCAAAGCTACGCCCATGTCGGGTTAGGCTCAAAACATACACAGGGCATAAGGTCAAAGTCTTAGGAGCAGCTGTGGTTAAAGTGCAGCACAAAGGGCGAGCACTAGACTTACCTGTGGTAGTGGTAGGAGGTTCAGGCCTCAGTCTATTAGGCAGGCACTGGATTAGGAGGCTAGGTTTACAGTGGAGAGCAGCACCCCAGGTCCATCGCCTCCAGGTAGAGACCGCAGAGGAGGTCCAGGAGAGTCCAgaaacccaaatccacaatgTGGCAGAAGTGACCTTGGAGCAGGTACTGGGGGAGTATGGGGAGGTTTTCAAAGATGAACTTGGGCGATTTCAAGGCCCCCCAGCAAAAATATATGTGGACAAGGAAGCAGCCCCCAGGTTTTTTAAAGTCCGGCCTGTCCCATATGCCATGAGAGGAAGAGTGGAGGCTGAGCTTGACAGACTCCTTGCCCAGGAGATCATCGAACCTGTAAAACATTCTGAGTGGGCTGCACCTGTGGTCCCTGTGTTGAAGTCTGATGACACAGCAAGACTGTGTGGAGATTACAAACTGACTGTAAACCAGATCTCAAAACTGGAGCAGTACCCAATTCCCAGAATTGAGGACCTGTTTGCCACGCTTTCAGGTGGACAGAAATTCTCAAAATTAGATCTGAGTCATGCCTATCACCAGATTCCCTTGGACAAAGAAGCAAAGAAGTATGTGACCATAAATACTCACAAAGGGTTGTTCACATACAGAGTGCTACCTTTTGGCGTTTCATCAAGCCCAGCGATATTCCAACGGACAATGGAGGGACTGCTACAGGGCATCCCTCATGTGACCATCTTCCTGGATGACGTCCTCCTCACAGGAAAGA ACCGCGAGCACCTGCAGACTCTAGCCACGGTGCTGAAACGGCTACAGGAGGCCGGTCTCAGACTCAAGAGGACCAAGTGCCTATTCATAAATGAGGAAGTGATGTTCCTGGGTCATAAAGTGGACGCAACAGGACTGCACCCAGTACATGAGAAGGTACAAGCAATCAAAGAGGCACCCACACCTTCAAATGTAACAGAGCTGAAGGCGTACCTGGGACTGTTAAACTATTACAACAAGTTCCTGCCCAATCTTTCAACTGTTCTTGCACCAGTACACAAACtgctacaaaaagacacaaagtggCAGTGGGGTGAAGCACAACAAGCTGCTTTTGACAAGTCAAAGGAAATGATGCAGTCTGCTGAGGTCCTTGTGCACTATGACCCAGAGAAGGACATTGTACTGTCATGTGATGCATCACCCTATGGAGTAGGTGCCGTGTTGTCGCATCACATGCCTGATGGAACAGAGAGACCCATAGGATTCACCTCAAGAACCTTAAACACGGCTGAAAAGAATTATTCACAGCTGGACAAGGAAGGACTAGCAGTGATGTTCGGTATAAAACGGTTCCACAAGTACATTTATGGAAGGAAATTCACTATTGTGACAGATCACAAGCCCTTGTTGGCACTCTTCAGTGAGATGCGAGCTGTGCCACAAATGGCCTCACCCAGAATACAGAGGTGGGCGGTAACCTTGAGAGCCTACGAATACACAATAGTGTATAAGGAAGGGAAGTATCACTGCAATGCAGATGCCCTGAGCCGCCTTCCTTTACcagaggaagcagaggagaaGCGTGAAGAGAGGGTTCTCATGCTGGAGAGCTCTGACATCACGCTGGTGACAGCTGATCAAGTGAAAGCATGGATAGACAAAGATCCAGTACTCTCGAAGGTGCGGGAGATGGTCCAAAATGGCTGGTCATCAAAAGTAAAAGGGGAGGAGTTTGCCCCCTATGAGGTGAGGAAATATGAACTCAGCATCCAAAATGGGTGTGTGTTATGGGGTTCGAGAGTGATTGTGCCAAAACCAGGACAAGAAAATGTCATGAGACAGCTTCATCAGTGCCACCCAGGAGTGTCCAGAATGAAAGCACTGGCTAGGAGTTATGTATGGTGGCCAAAGTTGGACAAAGAGGTGGAGGATACTGTCAAGGGCTGTATGACCTGTCAAGAGCACCGCAACATCCCTGCACCAGCCCCATTACACCCGTGGGATTGGCCGGACAAGCCTTGGAGCAGTATTCATGTTGATTATGCTGGACCGTTTatggagaaaatgttttttgtgctcATTGATGCACAttcaaaatggatggatgtgtaTCCAGTGAACTCTGCCACTTCAGCCACCACAATTGAGTGCCTGCGTACCAGCTTTAGCAACCATGGACTGCCTGAGTTGTTGGTGTCTGATAATGGCACTTGTTTCACCAGCACAGAGTTCAAAGACTTTCTGAGCAAAAATGGTGTCCGTCATGTGACCTCTGCACCCTACCATGCTGCCAGTAACGGATTGGC GAGGGCGGTACAAACTTTCAAGAGAATGATGAAAAAATGTCCAGAGGGCACACTGACAGCTAAGGTAG